The region CCCAGATCCGCCGCGAGATCGAGAACACCGACAGCGACTACGACCGCGAGAAGCTCCAGGAGCGCCTCGCGAAGCTCGCCGGCGGCGTTGCCGTCATCAAGGCGGGTGCCGCGACCGAGGTCGAGCTCAAGGAGCGCAAGCACCGCATCGAGGACGCCGTCCGCAACGCGAAGGCAGCCGTCGAAGAGGGCATCGTCCCCGGCGGTGGCGTCGCGCTCATCCAGGCCGGCAAGAAGGCGTTCGCGAACCTCGAGCTCGTGGGCGACGAGGCGACCGGTGCGAACATCGTGCGCGTCGCGATCGAGGCTCCGCTCAAGCAGATCGCGCTCAACGCCGGTCTCGAGCCGGGCGTCGTCGCGAACAAGGTCGCCGAGCTCCCGGGTGGACAGGGCCTCAACGCCGCCACCGGCGAGTACGTCGACATGCTGGCCGCCGGCATCAACGACCCGGTGAAGGTCACCCGCTCCGCGCTGCAGAACGCCGCGTCGATCGCCGGTCTCTTCCTCACCACCGAGGCCGTCGTCGCCGACAAGCCCGAGAAGGTCGCGGCTCCGGCCGGCGACCCGACGGGTGGCATGGACTTCTGAGTCCACGCACTGCGTGAGAAGGGCCCCTCCTCCGGGAGGGGCCCTTCCTGCATTCCGGCGACGCTCCGCCGGGTCAGCGGAAGAGGCTCGTGGTCGCCGACTCGGCGTCGGCGTACTGCCGGGCCGCCACGCCGAGAGCGGTGCTGATGCTCGAGAGCGCATCCTCGACCTGGCGCTGGGTGAGCCGCCACTGGTCGGAGACGCCGGTGAAGGCCACCGACGCCGAGCCGGTCCACGAGGACTGCAGCTGGGTGAGCTGCACCATCATCGCGTCGGCCTCGGCGCGGATGCGATCGATGGTGCCGCGCACCGACGTGGTGGTGGCGAGGACGGCGTCGCTGTCGACGGAGAACACGGCCATGAGGGGCTCCTTGGGTATCGCTGCGGCGGGCGCCGCATCCGTCTTCACACCGTAGGAGCGCGCCGCATCAGGTCTACGGCGCGGTCAGCAGGCTGTGCACGGAACGCCGCGCTGCGGGTTCGGGGGAGGAGTCGGTGCGGTGCGCCCGCACCGAGGTGGCGGCGACCCGCTGGTCAGTCGCGCTCGAGCGGAAGGCCGCGCAGCGGCTGCGTCTCGAGCTGGAGGTGCTCGGCGGCATCGCGCGTCGCCGCCAGCGGGAAGGACACGCGGAACGTGGCGCCGCCGCCGGGGGTGTCCTTCACCCGCACGTCGCCGTGCAGCGCGTCGACGATCGACGAGACGATCGAGAGCCCGAGGCCCGTGCCGCCGGTCTCGCGGGTGCGCGAGGTGTCGGCGCGCCAGAAGCGCTGGAAGATCTTGTCCTTGATCTGATCGGGCACGCCCTCGCCGTGGTCGACGATCTCGATCCACCCCATGCGGGTGCGCGGGTCGACGCCGACCCGCAGATCGATGGGGGAGTCCTCCGCCGTGAACCGGCGGGCGTTGCCGAGCAGGTTCGTCACGACCTGGCGGATCTTGTTCTCGTCGCCGAGCACCACCGGAGGGACCACCGCCTGCAGCGACGGCTCCTCGGGCACCGGCGCGACCGGAGGCATCGCGCCCGTCGATGCGGAGCTCGCGGACACCGGCCGGGGCTTGCGGCGCAGCAGCGAGAGCGCGCCGCTCCGGGCGAGAACCGCGGGTCCGCTCCCGGGCGTGCGGCGCTTCGGCTGCGGCTCGTCGGCCACCTCGGGTTCCGGCGCCGGCGGGGGCGGCTCGGCCGTGGTGTCGAACACGGTCACGGGCCGCAGCGGAGCCGACGCGCGCAGGTCGAGCGCCGCATCCCGCGCCACCGGACGCAGATCGACCGGGGCGATCACCACATCGCGACGCTCGTCCAGACGCGCGAGCGCCAGCAGGTCTTCGACGAGGAGGCCCATGCGGATGGCCTCCTTCTCGATGCGGTCCATCGACTGCGCGACGTCCTGATCGCCGTGGATCGCGCCCATGCGGTACAGCTCGGCATAGCCGCGCACGGTGACGAGCGGGGTGCGCAGCTCGTGGCTGGCGTCGCCGATGAAGCGCCTCATCTGACGAACGGTGGCGTCGCGCTGCGCGAGTGCGACGTCGACACGGTTGAGCATCGCGTTGATCGCGGTCTTGAGACGGCCGACCTCGGTCGAGGTCGGCTCGATGTCGGTCATGCGCTGGCTGAAGTCCCCGGCGGCGATGGCGTCGGCAGTGGCCTCCACCTGCCCGAGGCTGCGGAACGTGAGGGTGACGAGGAACCGCGTCGCGAAGGCGCCCGCGACGAGGATGAGCACCGAGAGCACGCCGTAGATGCCGATGTACGACGCGATGGTGCGGTTCACGGATGCGAGCGGCACGGCGACCAGTTGCGGGTACAGCGTGCCGGTGGCGCCGAGCACCTGCGGGGCGACGGCGGCGTGGAACTCGGCCTCGCCGTCGGCCGAGTGGAGCACGAAGATCTCGAGCTCCTCCTCCTGCGCCTTCTCGAGGGTGAGCGTCTCGGGGACGACCGGCTCCGGGCCGCCCCGACCGCCCACGAGCGTCAGCAGATTCGACTCGCCCTCGGTGATCACGGGGTTGTACACGGCGACGAAGTAGTCGACCGCGGCGGCGTTCGCGTTGGGCTCGACCACGAGCACTCCGTCCTCGACGGTCATGTCGAGAAGCGACTCCGCTGCGGCAGTGCGGGCGAGGGAGTCGACCTGGGTGTCGACACCCTCGGTGAGCGAGTTGCGCAGGAAGATCGCGGTGCCCACTCCCGCGGCGAAGAGTCCGACGGTCAGGAGCGCGACGGTGACCCCGGTGACTTTCGCGCGCAGGCTCGTGCCGCGCCACCACCGGGTGACCGCGTCGGGCTTGTGCGCCAGGTCGCCCCCTTCGTCGTGGTCCGCGTCAGGCGGACTTGCCGGCCTTCAGCATGTAGCCGAAGCCGCGCTTGGTCTGGATCAGCGGCTCCGACGAGTGCGGGTCGATCTTGCGGCGCAGGTACGAGATGTAGCTCTCGACGATGCCGGCGTCGCCGTTGAAGTCGTACTCCCACACGTGGTCGAGGATCTGCGCCTTCGACAGCACGCGGTTGGGGTTGAGCATGAGGTAGCGCAGCAGCTTGAACTCGGTCGGGCTGAGGTCGATCGACACGTCGCCGACGACGACGTCGTGCGTGTCCTGGTCCATGGTCAGCTCGCCGGCGCGGATGACCGACTCCTCGTCGGTCTGCATGGTGCGGCGCAGGATGGCCTGGATGCGCGCGACGATCTCGTCGAGGCTGAACGGCTTGGTGACGTAGTCGTCGCCGCCCGCGTTGAGCCCCGTGATCTTGTCCTCGGTCTCGTCCTTCGCCGTGAGGAAGAGGATCGGCGCGGTGTACCCGGCGCCGCGGAGCCGCTTGGTGACGCTGAACCCGTTCATGTCGGGCAGCATCACGTCGAGCACGATCAGGTCGGGCTCCTCCTCCAGCACGGCGGAGATCGTCTGGGCCCCGTTCGAGACCGCCTTCACCTGGAACCCCGCGAAGCGCAGGCTCGTGATGAGGAGGTCGCGGATGTTCGGCTCGTCGTCGACGACAAGGATGCGCGGAGCGGTCATGGGCCCATTATGTCGGTCGAACCGATGCGCGGGCTGGAATTCCTGCGGAGTGGTCCTATTCGACGGAGGTGCCCTTGAGGATCGGCGCGACGGCCGGAACGATTGCGGGAGAGGGCCGCGACGCGTGACCCCACCCGACGGGAGGAGGACGCTCATGCCGCACATCGTGATCGTGGGGGGCGGGCTGGCCGCCGGCACGGCAGCAGAGAAGCTGCGCGATGAGGGGTTCGACGGCGACATCACCGTCGTCGCGGCCGAGCAGTACACGCCCTATCAGCGCCCGCCCCTGTCGAAGGGTTACCTGCAGGGGGAGGAAGGTGCGGATGCCGTCGTGCTGCACCCCGACGACTGGTACGCGCAGCACCGGATCGGCGTCCGCACCGGCGTGGCGGCGACGTCGCTCGAGGTCGCCGCGCACCGGGTCGTCCTCGACGACGGCTCGACGCTGGCCTACGACAGCATCCTCCTCGCCACCGGCGCGCAGCCGCGCAGCCTGCCGCTGCCCGGCATCGCCCTGGAGGGGGTGACGACCCTGCGGCGCCGGGACGACGCCGACCGCCTCGCTGACGCGCTGCGTAGCGGCGGACGGCGGCTCGTGGTGATCGGCGCGGGCTGGATCGGCATGGAGGTCGCAGCCTCGGCGCGGCAGCTCGGAAACAAGGTGACGGTCGTCGATCGCGACCCCGTACCGCTGGCGACCGCGCTCGGTGCGGAGATGGGTGCGGTGTTCCGCGCACTCCACGAGGAGCACGACACGACCGTGCGCACGAGCGCGGCGATCGAGGCCGTCACCGGCGACGACCGGGCCCAAGGTGTCGTCGTGGACGGCGACGAGATCCCCGCCGACCTCGTGGTCGTCGGCGTCGGCGCGGTGCCCGATACGGCGCTCGCGGAGACCGCCGGGGTGCGCCTCCTCAACGGCATCCTCACCGACTCGTCGATGCGCACGGATGCCCCCGATGTCTTCGCCGCCGGCGACGTCGCCAACCCCTACCACCCCGTCGTGCAGCGGCATCTGCGCAGCGAGCACTGGGACAACGCGATCAAGACGGGTGAGGTCGCCGCCCGTGCGATGCTGGGGCTCCGGGCCTCGCATCGGAGCATCCCCTACTTCTACACCGATCAGTACGACCTCGGCATGGAGTTGTCGGGGTACGCTCCGCTCATGTCGTCGGCCGACGTCGTCGTGCGCGGAGACCGCGACGCGCGGGAGTTCATCGCGTTCTGGGTCGACGACGGGACCATCGTGGGAGGAATGAACGTGAACGTGTGGGATGTCAACGAGTCCGTGCAGGCGCTGATCCGGTCGGGCGCGCGCGTCGACCTCGATGCGCTCCGCGACCCGGCGGTGCCGCTCGACTCCCTCCTCTCCGCGTGAGTGCGGCGACCGCGCCCCTGTCGCGCACCATCGGCGGCCGCGACTTCGCCTTCGACCGACACGTCGCCGTGATGGCGATCGTGAACCGCACGCCCGACTCCTTCTACGACCGCGGGGCGACGTTCGCCCTGGATGCCGCGGTGGCGGCCGGCCGGGCCGCCGTGGCGGCGGGCGCCGAGATCATCGATGTGGGCGGCGTGAAGTTCGCGCCCGGTCCGCCCGTTCCCGTCGCCGACGAGATCGAGCGCGTCGTCCCCGTCGTGCGCGCGCTCGCGCCGCTCGTGCCGGTGAGCGTCGACACGTTCCAGCCGGCGGTCGCCCGCGCCGCCATCGAGGCGGGCGCAGCGATCATCAACGACACCACGGGCCTCCGAGACCCCGAGATGGCGGCGGTGATCGCCGACAGCGACGCCGCCGTGGTCGTCTGCCACAGTCTGGCGGTGCCGCGCACGCAGCATCCGCAGCCTCACTACGACGACGTGATCGCCGAGGTCGGCGCGTTCCTCCGCGAACGCGTCGCGCTCGCCGAGGCGCACGGGATCGCGCGTGATCGGATCATCGTCGACCCCGGTCACGACCTCAACAAGAACACGCTGCATTCTCTCGAAATCACCCGCAGACTCGGCGAGATCGCCGCCGAGGCACCCGATCTGCCGCTGCTGGTGGCTCTGTCGAACAAGGACTTCGTCGGCGAGACTCTCGACCGCGACCGGCCGGACCGGCTCTCCGGGTCGCTCGCCGCCGCCGTGTTCTGCGCGCAGCAGGGCGCGCGCATCATCCGGGCGCACAACGTCGGCGAGACGGTCGACGCGATGCGCATGCTCGAGGGGATCCTCGGATGGCGCGAGCCGGCGTACCTGCGGCACAACATGCGTCCGGAGGGGAACGACTGATGCTCGCCCACGACGATCTGACGGCGGCCTATGCGCTCGACGACCGCGAGACCCCGCGCATCCGCATGAACTTCGTCGCGTCGGTCGACGGCGCGGCCACCGTCGCCGGACGCAGCGCCGGCCTCGGCGGCGACACCGACCGGGTGATCATGCAGGTGCTCCGCGCGATGAGCGATGTGGTGCTGGTCGGCGCGGGCACCGTGCGCGCCGAAGGGTACGGCGGTACGAAAGTGGACGGTGAGGATGCCGCGTGGCGACGGGCGCACGGGCTGCCCGAGCAGCCCCGGCTCGCCGTCGTCTCACGCCGGCTCGACCTCGAGCCCGGGCATCCGTTCTTCCGCGATGCCGCCGCCCGCCCGCTGGTCGTCACCTGCGCGGCCGCGCCGGCAGACCGCCGGGAGGCGCTCGGTGCGGTGGCCGACGTGATGGTGTGCGGCGACGAGGCGGTCGACCTGGCGGACATGCGCGCGCAGTCGGCGGCCGCGGGGAGGACGCAGATCCTCTGCGAAGGAGGCCCGCACCTCTTCGGCGCGCTCCATGACGCTCGCCTGGTCGACGAGGTCTGCCTCACGCTCTCGCCGCGGCTCGCCGGCGGCGCGGCGGGCCGCATCATGCGCGGCTCCGCGGAGGCCGTCGCCGACCTGCGTCTGGCCTCCCTGCTCCGCGACGACGACTGGCTGTTCCTGCGCTACGCGCGCTGACCGGGCGCCGGCCGTGCGCGCTGCACGCCGGCGCGTCAGTCCAGGCAGGCTCGCACGGCGCGCGTGATGACCGGACGGATCTCGGCGTCGGGGTCGACCGTCAGCCGGTGAAGGATGAGTCCGTCTCCGGTGGCCATCAGGGTGCGCACGGCATCGCTCGGCGATGCAGCGCCGACCCGTTCGAGCAGGTGGGTCGTCCATTCCACGAAGACCTGTCGCTGCGCGACGAGCGGCGCCAGGAGCCGGGGGTCTCCCGCACCCTCCAGGAACATGGCGTAGCGCGCTCGCGTGCGCGCGGCGAGCGGGCCCGACTGCACCTCGATCATCGCGCTGAGCGCCTGGATGAGCTCTTCCGCGGTGTCGATCTGCGGTCGCGGCGCGCTGTCGAAGTCGGCCCGCTCGGTCTCGGCCAGGTGCACGACCACACCTGCGACGAGTGCGTCGCGGGTGCGGAACCAGTTCGAGGTCGATCCCTTCGGGAGAGCCGCACGCTCATCGACGCGTGCGTGCGTCAGCGAGCGGATGCCCTCCTCGCCGACCAGGAGGAGAGCCGCGTCGAGCGCGCGGAGCCGAGTGGATGCCACGCAGTCAGAGTAGATCGCGCGCGCTCACTATGAAAGTAGTGACACAGCACTATGAAAGTAGTATTCTCATTGCACGACCTCGCAGAAGGGGGTGCTCCCATGAGCCTCACCGAATCGCATCCGGTTCTTCGCATGCAGGCATGGCGCGAGCTGCGCGCTGCGCCCGCGGTGGTCTTCGACGCACTCGTCGACCCCGAGAAGCACATGGAGTGGCTGGCGCCGCCCGGCAGCTGGGGCGCCGTCGAGTCGACCGTCGACCTGCGCGTCGGAGGCGTCTGGGAGTCGCGGTTCAGCCCGACGCCGAGCACGCGGGTGCACGACGTGCAGACGTACGTCGCGATCGAGCCGCATCACCGGCTGATCACCGACCTCGTCTCGGAGGCCACGGTCGACGGGAAGCCGGCGCCGGCGCTGCGCTCCCGTATCGAGATCACGCTCGCCCCCACCGTCTGGGGCACCTACATGTCGGTGGAGCAGACCGGCTTCCCGAGCGCCGAGATGCGCGACTTCTTCGAGACCGAGGTGTGGCAGCGCGGGTTCGACCGGCTCGAGGCGTTCCTCGCGCGCCGCGGCTGATCAGGCGGCTTCGTCGATCCCGTCGGCGTCGAGGATGGTGTACGCGTAGCCCTGCTCCGCCAGGAACCGCTGCCGGTTCTGGGCGAAGTCCTGGTCGACGGTGTCGCGGGCGATGAGGGTGTAGAAGCTCGCCGTGTGAGCGGACTGCTTCGGGCGCAGAAGCCGTCCGAGGCGCTGAGCCTCCTCCTGCCGCGAGCCGAACGAGCCCGACACCTGGATGGCGACGGATGCCTCGGGAAGGTCGATCGAGAAGTTCGCGACCTTCGACACCACGAGCACCGAGATCTCACCCACCCGGAACGCCTGATAGAGCTCCTCGCGCTCGTCGACCGGCGTCTGCCCGGTGATCTTCGGGGCGCCGAGAGCCTCGGCGAGCACGTCGATCTGATCGAGGTACTGGCCGATGATCAGGATGCGCTCGCCGGCGTGGCGCTCGACGAGGCGGCGCACGACGCCGATCTTCGCGGGGGCGGTGGCGGCGAGGCGATAGCGCTCGTCGTCGGCCGCCGCCGCGTACTCGAGGCGGTCGCCGGCGGGGAGGTCGACGCGGACCTCGTAGCAGACGGCGGGCGAGATGAAGCCCTGGGCCTCGATCTCCTTCCACGGCGCGTCGAAGCGCTTGGGACCGATGAGGCTGAACACGTCGCCCTCGCGGCCGTCCTCGCGCACCAGGGTCGCGGTGAGGCCCAGGCGGCGCCGCGCCTGCAGGTCCGCGGTGAGCTTGAAGACGGGGGCGGGGAGCAGGTGCACCTCGTCGTACACGACGAGGCCCCAGTCGAGCGCATCGAGCAGAGCGAGGTGCGCGTACTCGCCCTTCCGCTTAGCCGTGAGGATCTGGTACGTCGCGATCGTGACCGGCTTGATCTCCTTGGTCTGACCGGAGTACTCGCCGATCTCCTCCGGCGTCAGCGACGTGCGCTTGAGCAGCTCGTCGCGCCACTGCCGTGCGCTGACGGTGTTCGTGACGAGGATGAGGGTGGTCGTCTTCGTGTCGGCCATCGCCGCGGCGCCCACGAGCGTCTTGCCGGCGCCGCAGGGGAGCACGACGACGCCCGAACCGCCCTCGGAGAAGATGTCGACGGCCTTGCGCTGATAGGGCCGCAGCGTCCAGCCGTCCTCGGCGAGGTCGATCGGGTGGGGCGTGCCGGGCGTGTAGCCGGCGAGGTCCTCCGCCGGCCAGCCGATCTTCAGCAGCTCCTGCTTGATGTGACCGCGGGCCCACGCGTCGATGAGGAACACGTCGGGCGCCGGGTGGCCGATCAGCAGCGGCTGGATGCGCTTGTTCTTCGAGACCTCGGCCAGCACCGCGGCATCCGTCGACCGCAGCACGAGGTCGCCGCCCGAGCCGTCTTCGGCGACCGGCGTCCGCTCGATGACGAGGCGCCCGTAGCGATTGACGGTCTCGCGGATGTCGATCGACACGCTCGGCGGCACCGGGAACCGCGACCAGCGGTCGAGCGTCGACAGCATGTCGTCGGCGTCGTGGCCGGCGGCCCGTGCGTTCCACAGTCCGAGCCGCGTCACGCGATAGGTGTGGATGTGCTCGGGGGCGCGCTCGAGCTCGGCGAAGATCGCCAGTTCGTGACGGGCGCTCTCGGCGTCGGGATGCGCGACTTCGAGGAGCACCGTACGGTCGCTTTGCACGATGAGAGGTCCATCAGCCATAACGGACGAGTCTACCGGCGTGGAGGGCGACCCGGACCGTGCCGAGAGCACCGGATGCGATCAGGCGGGGCGCACGCTCACGATGCTCGAGACCGGCAGGGTGCGCTCGATGTCCGCCGCACGGTCGCGCCCGCGGAGTCTGCCGCCGCCGAGACCGGCCGCCTCGAGCGTGAACGCGCGCTCGGCGCCGTCGGGCATGCGCACCACGACCAGGATCGCGGCGCGGGCGCGCACAGCTTGATCGAGCTCGCGCTCGAGCCAGCCCTCGTCGCCGGAGGCGTCGTGGCCGCCCCGCAGCCGCTGGATGAGCGGCGCGTACGCGTCGGCGGGTGCAGGCGGTGCCGCACTTCCGGCGGAAGGGCGACGATGAAGCGACTCCGGGGCGCCCGTGTCGTCGACCGCCACGACGGGGTATCTGGCGTCGGCGAGCGACCAGTACACGGCTTCCCGCGCGACGCGCGTGTGGAGCGCGCCGTCTTCGGCGATGAGCCCGAGCGAGCGCAGCGCCTGATCGACGGCGATGGCATCGAGGAGCGCCGCATCGGGGCTCTCCACGAGGGTGCGCCCCGTCGCCGCCGTGCTCACCCGAACGAGCCCGTGGCGCGATGCCGTGCTCTCGATCAGGTACTTCAGGGGCTGCGGGATGCCGGTGAGCGAGAGTGCACCGAGGAACTCGACCATCGATGCCGCCGTCTCGCCCTCGGTCAGCGCCGCGGTCACCGACTCGGAGGTGAACCGGTACGACGAGGCCTGCGCCCGTGACTCGCGCGCGGCGATGCGGCGCAGGCGCATCTCGAGCGCGGGCAGCAGGGGGCCGGGGGAGATGGCGCTGAGGTCGGCCTGCAGGTAGACCCGGTCGATCTCCGCGGGGAGGTGCGCGGCGAGCGGCGAGCCGTCGACCGGGCCTCCGGCGCGGAGCGACGCCGCCCAGGCCGGCTCGGCGCCGGAGGGGTCGAGCAGCCCCCACGCGCGGCTCATCCGCTCGAGGCGCGCGGCCTGCGCCGGCCATTCGGCGTCGAGCGGGTAGGCGCCGGCCCACGCCGCGGGCGGAGCGGCGGAGCCGTCGCCGGTGCGGGGGAGGAGCGTGGCGATCCCCGTGGCGACCGCCTCCCAACGGGCCGTCGTCGACAGCTCGAGCCAGCGCTCGCCGGCCGCGGTGATCGTCCACTCGCGCTCGCCCGCGCGCATGAGCCCCGTCGCGGTCGCGGCCACCAGCAGGTCTTCGAGCTCGTCGGCGGTCTCGACCGCGCGCGACTCGATCAGGCGCTTGCGGTCGACGGCGCTCACCGGACCGACGCCGGTGCGTCCGAGCGGGGCGTGGGACGCGGCGAGCAGCACGTCGGCGAGGGCCCCGGCGGTGGTGAACGCGCGCTCGGCGGCGGCCGCCGTCTCACGGTCGTCGGTGGTGCGCGGCGCGTCGTGCGGGTCGGGTTCGAAAGCCGACGGATGCTCCGCCCGGAGCGCGTCGACCTGGGCGATCACGGCGGCGTACGGCTTACCCGCCGCGGTGAGGAACGCCAGCTGCTCGAGCGCTGCGGCGGACGGGGCGTGCGTCAGCGCCGCGAGTGCCCGGCGCGGGAGGCGCAGGAGTGCACGGTCGATCGAGGCGGGGTCGAGCAGCGCCTCCGCGGCGTCGAAGAAGTCCTGCCATCCGGTGGACGCCGGGATGCCGCGGGCGGCGAGCACCGAGGCGAGCGAGACGTCGTCGCGCGCGGCAAGCCACGTCGCGAGGGCACGCTCGTCGGAGACCACTCAGCCTCCTCGGTTGGCCCGAGCCCTCCGGACGAAGCTCATGATGAGCACGGTGAGCAGCATCGCGAAGGCGAGGATCGGCGCGATCCAGATCACGAGGGCCACGGCGGGCCAGACTCCCGACTGCATGTCGGCGCCGGCCGAGGAGCCGATCATGATCGCGAAGAAGCACACGATCGACAGCAGCAGGAGCCCCAGCGACATGAACGCCAGAAGTCGGTCGATCGGGCGGACGGGAACGTCGCCGCCCTGGTTGCGTGTGCTCATCCGCTCCAGCCTACCCGTGCCGCCGGTGCTCTAGGCTGGGGGTGGGGATCGGGTGATCCCTGTTCTGTCATGCGCAGAACCGCATTCTTCCCGCCGATCACGGCGGCACGATCACAGCGAGGTCTCCATGCCCACCGGCAAGGTCAGGTTCTACGACGAGGACAAGGGTTTCGGCTTCATCTCCACCGATGACGGCCAGGACGTGTTCCTCCACGCGAGCGCCCTCCCCGCCGGCGCTGCCGCGCCCAAGCAGGGAACGCGTCTCGAGTTCGGCATCGCCGACGGCAAGCGTGGGCCCCAGGCGCTGTCGGTGCGGGTGCTCGAAGCGCCTGTCAGCCTCAGCAAGCGCAACCGCATGCGCGCCGACGACATGGCGGTCGTGGTCGAAGACGTCGTGAAGCTGCTCGACGGAATCGGCGGCGAACTGCGCCGAGGCCACTACCCGAAGGGGCCGCAGGCCAAGCAGGTCGCGGCGATCCTGCGCAAGGTCGCGGATGACTTCGACGCCTGATCCCGACGAGACCGTGAGCGAGGCCGACGCGCCCGCCCTCGCCGTCGACGACGCACCCTCCGACGCCGAACCCGGCACCGTGTCCGACGCCGATCCCGTCACCGAGCCTGCTTTCGCGGAGCCCGCCGACGACCCCGCTGCGGAGGAGGTCGACGCGGTGCGCGAAGCCGACGAGCGGCTGCTCGCCGCGCACGACCTCGCCCTTGCGGCGCTCAAGGAGGTCACTCCCGAGACGTCGATCGGCGCACCCGCGGGGCACCGCGTCGAGGCCGACGGCGTCGTGTCGCTCCTGTTCGCCAACCGCATGGCGGGGTACCCGGGCTGGTTCTGGAC is a window of Microbacterium terrae DNA encoding:
- a CDS encoding SRPBCC family protein encodes the protein MSLTESHPVLRMQAWRELRAAPAVVFDALVDPEKHMEWLAPPGSWGAVESTVDLRVGGVWESRFSPTPSTRVHDVQTYVAIEPHHRLITDLVSEATVDGKPAPALRSRIEITLAPTVWGTYMSVEQTGFPSAEMRDFFETEVWQRGFDRLEAFLARRG
- a CDS encoding TetR/AcrR family transcriptional regulator, translating into MASTRLRALDAALLLVGEEGIRSLTHARVDERAALPKGSTSNWFRTRDALVAGVVVHLAETERADFDSAPRPQIDTAEELIQALSAMIEVQSGPLAARTRARYAMFLEGAGDPRLLAPLVAQRQVFVEWTTHLLERVGAASPSDAVRTLMATGDGLILHRLTVDPDAEIRPVITRAVRACLD
- a CDS encoding NAD(P)/FAD-dependent oxidoreductase is translated as MPHIVIVGGGLAAGTAAEKLRDEGFDGDITVVAAEQYTPYQRPPLSKGYLQGEEGADAVVLHPDDWYAQHRIGVRTGVAATSLEVAAHRVVLDDGSTLAYDSILLATGAQPRSLPLPGIALEGVTTLRRRDDADRLADALRSGGRRLVVIGAGWIGMEVAASARQLGNKVTVVDRDPVPLATALGAEMGAVFRALHEEHDTTVRTSAAIEAVTGDDRAQGVVVDGDEIPADLVVVGVGAVPDTALAETAGVRLLNGILTDSSMRTDAPDVFAAGDVANPYHPVVQRHLRSEHWDNAIKTGEVAARAMLGLRASHRSIPYFYTDQYDLGMELSGYAPLMSSADVVVRGDRDAREFIAFWVDDGTIVGGMNVNVWDVNESVQALIRSGARVDLDALRDPAVPLDSLLSA
- a CDS encoding DNA repair helicase XPB, whose product is MADGPLIVQSDRTVLLEVAHPDAESARHELAIFAELERAPEHIHTYRVTRLGLWNARAAGHDADDMLSTLDRWSRFPVPPSVSIDIRETVNRYGRLVIERTPVAEDGSGGDLVLRSTDAAVLAEVSKNKRIQPLLIGHPAPDVFLIDAWARGHIKQELLKIGWPAEDLAGYTPGTPHPIDLAEDGWTLRPYQRKAVDIFSEGGSGVVVLPCGAGKTLVGAAAMADTKTTTLILVTNTVSARQWRDELLKRTSLTPEEIGEYSGQTKEIKPVTIATYQILTAKRKGEYAHLALLDALDWGLVVYDEVHLLPAPVFKLTADLQARRRLGLTATLVREDGREGDVFSLIGPKRFDAPWKEIEAQGFISPAVCYEVRVDLPAGDRLEYAAAADDERYRLAATAPAKIGVVRRLVERHAGERILIIGQYLDQIDVLAEALGAPKITGQTPVDEREELYQAFRVGEISVLVVSKVANFSIDLPEASVAIQVSGSFGSRQEEAQRLGRLLRPKQSAHTASFYTLIARDTVDQDFAQNRQRFLAEQGYAYTILDADGIDEAA
- a CDS encoding WXG100 family type VII secretion target, whose product is MAVFSVDSDAVLATTTSVRGTIDRIRAEADAMMVQLTQLQSSWTGSASVAFTGVSDQWRLTQRQVEDALSSISTALGVAARQYADAESATTSLFR
- a CDS encoding sensor histidine kinase, which gives rise to MFLRNSLTEGVDTQVDSLARTAAAESLLDMTVEDGVLVVEPNANAAAVDYFVAVYNPVITEGESNLLTLVGGRGGPEPVVPETLTLEKAQEEELEIFVLHSADGEAEFHAAVAPQVLGATGTLYPQLVAVPLASVNRTIASYIGIYGVLSVLILVAGAFATRFLVTLTFRSLGQVEATADAIAAGDFSQRMTDIEPTSTEVGRLKTAINAMLNRVDVALAQRDATVRQMRRFIGDASHELRTPLVTVRGYAELYRMGAIHGDQDVAQSMDRIEKEAIRMGLLVEDLLALARLDERRDVVIAPVDLRPVARDAALDLRASAPLRPVTVFDTTAEPPPPAPEPEVADEPQPKRRTPGSGPAVLARSGALSLLRRKPRPVSASSASTGAMPPVAPVPEEPSLQAVVPPVVLGDENKIRQVVTNLLGNARRFTAEDSPIDLRVGVDPRTRMGWIEIVDHGEGVPDQIKDKIFQRFWRADTSRTRETGGTGLGLSIVSSIVDALHGDVRVKDTPGGGATFRVSFPLAATRDAAEHLQLETQPLRGLPLERD
- a CDS encoding response regulator transcription factor, which encodes MTAPRILVVDDEPNIRDLLITSLRFAGFQVKAVSNGAQTISAVLEEEPDLIVLDVMLPDMNGFSVTKRLRGAGYTAPILFLTAKDETEDKITGLNAGGDDYVTKPFSLDEIVARIQAILRRTMQTDEESVIRAGELTMDQDTHDVVVGDVSIDLSPTEFKLLRYLMLNPNRVLSKAQILDHVWEYDFNGDAGIVESYISYLRRKIDPHSSEPLIQTKRGFGYMLKAGKSA
- the folP gene encoding dihydropteroate synthase, with amino-acid sequence MSAATAPLSRTIGGRDFAFDRHVAVMAIVNRTPDSFYDRGATFALDAAVAAGRAAVAAGAEIIDVGGVKFAPGPPVPVADEIERVVPVVRALAPLVPVSVDTFQPAVARAAIEAGAAIINDTTGLRDPEMAAVIADSDAAVVVCHSLAVPRTQHPQPHYDDVIAEVGAFLRERVALAEAHGIARDRIIVDPGHDLNKNTLHSLEITRRLGEIAAEAPDLPLLVALSNKDFVGETLDRDRPDRLSGSLAAAVFCAQQGARIIRAHNVGETVDAMRMLEGILGWREPAYLRHNMRPEGND
- a CDS encoding pyrimidine reductase family protein; amino-acid sequence: MLAHDDLTAAYALDDRETPRIRMNFVASVDGAATVAGRSAGLGGDTDRVIMQVLRAMSDVVLVGAGTVRAEGYGGTKVDGEDAAWRRAHGLPEQPRLAVVSRRLDLEPGHPFFRDAAARPLVVTCAAAPADRREALGAVADVMVCGDEAVDLADMRAQSAAAGRTQILCEGGPHLFGALHDARLVDEVCLTLSPRLAGGAAGRIMRGSAEAVADLRLASLLRDDDWLFLRYAR